The following proteins come from a genomic window of Frankia casuarinae:
- a CDS encoding C40 family peptidase, translating into MSSVPTEGWHSAGEPRPGPRRPRDVPPSGFGRRTSKHVARQTPAAGPTDDPQPTGNDPTGWRPKAGAPIVLGLVGILVAGPPVVWGFAGSAWAAPTTPASGSAPESPESLQSLQAEINGTRVRLDESTRQTAIATEVFNAERIRLAEAERAAAAAAGRVDRADDAVRQASDKHRGLAVSANRAGGFGQLSLLLTGDPRQVLDRAGAVDALARRQRVADTGLRLARRDLTEARRSADVALAGKRKIVMRLAARKRSIEASAAEQRSLLQRLESRYASLERRARERQAAAARARRAAAAAAAASAARKAAAERVRYRKESAAVAAAGRAFAAAPTTPAPIPPTGGGGASRAVQEAYAQLGKPYVWAAAGPKSFDCSGLTQWVWGKAGVSLSHYTGSQWNEGRRVNRAGLIPGDLVFFHADLDHVGIYIGGGKMIHAPRTGEVVKVEKIWWSSFRGGVRPGA; encoded by the coding sequence GTGAGCAGTGTCCCCACGGAGGGCTGGCATAGCGCCGGCGAACCGCGCCCCGGGCCCCGCCGTCCCCGTGATGTCCCGCCATCCGGGTTCGGCCGGCGAACTTCGAAACACGTCGCAAGGCAGACTCCCGCCGCCGGCCCGACCGACGATCCCCAGCCGACCGGGAACGATCCGACCGGATGGCGTCCGAAAGCCGGAGCGCCCATTGTTCTCGGACTGGTCGGCATTCTCGTCGCCGGACCTCCGGTTGTCTGGGGGTTTGCCGGATCCGCCTGGGCGGCGCCGACGACTCCGGCCTCCGGGTCGGCCCCGGAGAGCCCGGAGAGCCTGCAGAGCCTGCAGGCGGAGATCAACGGTACCCGGGTACGGCTGGACGAATCCACTCGTCAGACGGCGATTGCCACTGAGGTGTTCAACGCCGAACGTATTCGGCTGGCCGAGGCCGAGCGGGCCGCGGCTGCCGCGGCCGGGCGGGTCGACCGCGCTGACGACGCTGTACGGCAGGCCTCGGACAAACACCGGGGGTTGGCGGTGTCGGCGAATCGGGCCGGGGGATTCGGGCAACTGTCGTTGCTGCTGACCGGCGACCCCCGACAGGTACTCGACCGGGCCGGTGCGGTCGATGCGCTGGCCCGCCGGCAACGCGTGGCGGACACTGGCCTGCGGCTCGCGCGTCGGGATCTCACCGAGGCACGCCGGAGCGCTGACGTGGCACTTGCGGGCAAGAGGAAGATCGTCATGCGGCTCGCCGCACGTAAGCGGTCCATCGAGGCGTCCGCCGCCGAGCAGCGCAGCCTGCTGCAGCGGCTCGAATCCCGCTACGCATCGCTGGAGCGGCGGGCCAGGGAGCGCCAAGCCGCCGCCGCGCGGGCCCGCAGGGCGGCGGCGGCCGCCGCCGCGGCATCGGCGGCCAGGAAGGCCGCGGCCGAACGGGTCCGTTATCGGAAGGAGTCGGCCGCGGTCGCGGCCGCGGGCCGGGCGTTCGCCGCGGCCCCGACTACCCCGGCACCCATCCCGCCGACGGGCGGCGGTGGCGCGTCGCGCGCGGTGCAGGAGGCATACGCCCAGCTGGGCAAGCCCTACGTGTGGGCTGCGGCGGGGCCGAAGTCCTTCGACTGCTCCGGCCTGACGCAGTGGGTCTGGGGGAAGGCCGGGGTCTCGCTGAGCCACTACACCGGATCACAATGGAATGAGGGGCGCCGCGTGAACCGGGCGGGCCTCATTCCCGGCGATCTCGTCTTCTTCCATGCCGATCTTGATCATGTCGGGATCTACATCGGGGGCGGGAAGATGATCCACGCTCCGCGGACCGGGGAGGTGGTCAAGGTGGAGAAGATCTGGTGGTCGAGCTTCCGGGGGGGTGTGCGGCCGGGAGCGTGA
- a CDS encoding metal-dependent transcriptional regulator → MTGLIDSTEMYLRTLYELREEGIPPLRARLVERLHVSAPAASESTARLANEGLVCLADDRTVQFTEKGLLRATAVMRKHRLAELLLTKVIGLDWALVHNEACRWEHVISDEVEARLTVLLGDPKRCPFGNEIPPSQQHHTTARPASAPVSLLASADLASSGGGRPVTVSWISERLQTDESIMRRLQDAAIVPGAQITPGSRGNLIHIVTPNGQTDAEISRSTAALVYVDR, encoded by the coding sequence GTGACTGGATTGATCGACAGTACCGAGATGTACCTCCGAACCCTGTACGAGCTGAGGGAGGAGGGCATCCCCCCGCTGCGCGCGCGTCTGGTGGAGCGCCTGCATGTCAGCGCGCCGGCCGCGAGCGAGTCGACGGCTCGTCTGGCCAACGAGGGGCTGGTGTGCCTCGCCGACGACCGGACCGTGCAGTTCACGGAGAAGGGCCTGCTGCGGGCCACCGCCGTCATGCGCAAGCACCGCTTGGCCGAGCTGCTGCTCACGAAGGTCATCGGGTTGGACTGGGCGCTGGTACACAACGAGGCCTGTCGGTGGGAGCATGTAATCTCCGACGAGGTCGAGGCGCGCCTCACCGTCCTGCTCGGCGATCCGAAGCGCTGCCCATTCGGTAACGAGATCCCGCCTTCCCAGCAGCACCACACCACGGCACGGCCGGCTTCCGCCCCGGTGAGCCTACTGGCGTCGGCCGACCTCGCCTCGTCCGGTGGTGGCAGGCCGGTCACGGTGAGCTGGATCTCCGAGCGGTTGCAGACGGACGAAAGCATCATGCGCCGGCTTCAGGACGCCGCGATCGTCCCCGGCGCGCAGATCACGCCGGGCTCCCGCGGCAACCTGATCCACATCGTCACTCCCAACGGCCAGACCGACGCGGAGATCAGCCGTAGCACCGCGGCTCTCGTTTACGTCGACCGCTGA
- a CDS encoding P-II family nitrogen regulator, protein MTKLVTAVIKPFKVDDVKAALETLGVHGLTISEVQGYGRQKGHTEVYRGAEYKVDFVPKIKIEVVVADGAVDDLVAAITSSAQTGKIGDGKIWVVPVESVVRVRTGERGADAL, encoded by the coding sequence ATGACCAAGCTCGTCACCGCCGTCATCAAGCCGTTCAAGGTCGACGACGTGAAGGCGGCGCTCGAGACCCTGGGCGTGCACGGACTGACGATCTCCGAGGTCCAGGGCTACGGCCGGCAGAAGGGCCACACCGAGGTCTACCGCGGCGCCGAGTACAAGGTCGACTTCGTGCCAAAGATCAAGATCGAGGTGGTCGTCGCGGACGGGGCGGTCGACGATCTGGTCGCGGCGATCACGTCGTCGGCGCAGACCGGCAAGATCGGCGACGGCAAGATCTGGGTCGTTCCGGTCGAGTCGGTGGTACGGGTCCGTACCGGCGAGCGGGGGGCGGACGCGCTGTAG
- a CDS encoding SulP family inorganic anion transporter, with protein sequence MTTGQAEDPRPHCPAPIRTAPSRWPRPLGRLELGRLLPGRADIESMRRQPGRDLLAGMTVAVVALPLALGFGVSSGLGAAAGLVTAIVAGALAAVFGGSNLQVSGPTGAMTVVLVPIVHRHGPAGVLTVGLLAGMILLALAVLRVGRSVRYVPAPVVEGFTVGIAAVIFLQQVPSALGVHARNGDRVTGVAWAAVADFVHRPHWLALALAVGVAATMLVGARLRPTVPFSLLAVALATALVTAREWDVTTLGAIPATLPGPSLGFLDITAIPTLATAAVAVAALAALESLLSASVADGMTVGQNHDPDRELFGQGLANLAVPLFGGVPATGAIARTAVNVRSGASSRLAALAHAVVLAGVMLAAAPLVARIPLAALAGVLLATAVRMVEVSSLRTLGRASHSDALVMALTAGATLALDLVIAVVLGLAVAGALALRAIARTARVEEVPLDPGDHHDSEHALLAEHIVAYRIDGPLFFAAAHRFLLELTEVADVEILILRLSRVSAVDGTGALVLRDVIDRLEHRGVKVYVSGLRPEHAKAVAAVGLVDRLRGQGRLFDSTPSAIQAARDHLHHTGALAAVPT encoded by the coding sequence CGGCCGGGCCGATATCGAGAGCATGCGCCGCCAGCCAGGCCGTGACCTGCTCGCGGGGATGACCGTCGCGGTGGTCGCGCTGCCGCTCGCGCTGGGATTCGGGGTCTCCTCCGGCCTCGGCGCGGCCGCCGGACTGGTGACGGCGATCGTGGCGGGTGCTCTCGCGGCGGTCTTCGGCGGGTCGAACCTGCAGGTGTCCGGGCCGACCGGCGCGATGACCGTCGTGCTCGTGCCGATCGTGCACCGGCACGGGCCGGCTGGTGTGCTGACCGTCGGGCTGCTCGCCGGGATGATCCTGCTCGCGCTCGCGGTCCTGCGGGTCGGCCGCTCCGTGCGATATGTGCCGGCGCCCGTGGTGGAGGGATTCACCGTCGGCATCGCCGCGGTGATCTTCCTTCAGCAGGTTCCCTCGGCCCTGGGGGTGCACGCCCGAAACGGTGACCGGGTGACCGGCGTGGCCTGGGCGGCCGTGGCCGACTTCGTCCACCGGCCGCACTGGCTCGCGCTGGCGCTCGCCGTCGGCGTCGCGGCGACGATGCTGGTCGGCGCCCGGCTGCGGCCCACGGTCCCGTTCTCGCTGCTCGCCGTGGCCCTCGCGACGGCCCTCGTCACGGCCCGCGAGTGGGACGTCACGACCCTCGGCGCAATCCCCGCCACCCTGCCCGGTCCCTCGCTCGGCTTCCTCGACATCACCGCGATCCCGACGCTCGCCACGGCCGCCGTCGCCGTGGCCGCGCTCGCAGCCTTGGAGAGCCTGCTCTCGGCCAGTGTGGCCGACGGGATGACCGTCGGCCAGAACCACGACCCCGACCGGGAGCTATTCGGCCAAGGGCTGGCCAACCTCGCCGTCCCGCTGTTCGGCGGGGTGCCCGCCACCGGCGCGATCGCCCGCACCGCGGTCAACGTCCGCTCGGGTGCCTCGTCCCGGCTCGCCGCCCTCGCGCACGCCGTGGTCCTCGCCGGGGTGATGCTCGCAGCCGCTCCCCTGGTCGCGCGCATCCCGCTCGCCGCGCTCGCCGGTGTTCTGCTCGCCACGGCGGTGCGGATGGTCGAGGTCTCCTCGTTGCGCACCCTCGGCCGTGCGTCACACTCCGATGCCCTGGTCATGGCGCTGACCGCCGGGGCGACCCTGGCGCTCGACCTCGTCATCGCCGTCGTCCTCGGCCTCGCGGTCGCCGGCGCCCTCGCCCTGCGCGCAATCGCCCGAACCGCGCGGGTCGAGGAGGTGCCGCTGGACCCCGGCGATCATCACGATTCCGAACACGCGCTACTCGCCGAGCACATCGTCGCCTACCGTATCGACGGCCCCCTGTTCTTCGCCGCCGCCCACCGCTTCCTGCTGGAGCTCACCGAGGTGGCCGACGTCGAGATCCTCATCCTCCGGCTGTCCCGGGTCAGCGCCGTCGACGGCACCGGCGCCCTCGTCCTGCGCGACGTCATCGACCGGCTCGAACACCGCGGCGTCAAGGTGTATGTGTCGGGGCTGCGACCCGAGCATGCCAAAGCGGTGGCCGCCGTCGGTCTGGTGGACCGGCTGCGCGGCCAGGGACGCCTGTTCGACTCCACCCCGTCGGCCATCCAGGCTGCCCGGGACCATCTCCACCACACCGGCGCCCTGGCTGCCGTCCCCACCTGA
- a CDS encoding DUF3039 domain-containing protein has translation MSTTQIAPETSNTQTDEGDDHSHYARREEIVRASIEGGRVTALCGYKFEPVRDPSRFPICPKCKELVEMAEQFG, from the coding sequence ATGAGCACGACTCAGATCGCGCCCGAGACATCGAACACCCAGACGGACGAAGGTGACGATCACTCTCACTACGCTCGTCGTGAGGAGATCGTTCGCGCGTCCATCGAGGGTGGCCGGGTTACGGCGTTGTGCGGCTACAAGTTCGAACCGGTGCGGGACCCCTCGCGTTTCCCGATCTGTCCGAAATGCAAGGAACTCGTCGAGATGGCCGAGCAGTTCGGCTGA
- a CDS encoding ammonium transporter produces the protein MDKLNSGDTAWMLISSAIVLFMTPGLAFFYGGMVRAKNVLGMIMQNFFCIGIVTLIWSVIGFSVAFGEGNGFWGGFDFFALQDLSGSDGAIPYVVFVAFQLMFAIITPALITGAIADRMKFSAFAIFIPLWSLLVYSPIAHWVWASKGWLFERGAMDFAGGTVVHANAGIAAIVLALVLGKRAGWPTGDFRPHNVPFVLLGTGILWVGWFGFNAGSALGANKVAGYALLNTQIATGVAILGWLAVEQLRDGKATTLGAASGAVAGLVAITPACGFVSPMGSIAIGGIAGVVCALATSIKGKVGIDDSLDVGAVHLVGGVLGALLTGLFATVDTNEAGKDGVFYGGPWSVFGEQALAVGATLGYSAVVTAIIALALKYTIGLRLNADDEIAGMDEALHGETAYRFTSIGGSGSLSTSSISPVKVPEEAQA, from the coding sequence ATGGACAAATTGAATTCGGGCGATACCGCGTGGATGCTCATCAGTTCCGCGATCGTGCTGTTCATGACGCCCGGACTGGCGTTCTTCTACGGTGGCATGGTCCGAGCGAAGAACGTGCTCGGAATGATCATGCAGAACTTCTTCTGCATCGGGATCGTCACGCTGATCTGGTCGGTCATCGGGTTCAGCGTCGCGTTCGGCGAGGGTAACGGCTTCTGGGGCGGATTCGACTTCTTCGCTCTCCAGGACCTCTCCGGCAGCGACGGCGCGATCCCGTACGTCGTGTTCGTCGCCTTCCAGCTGATGTTCGCGATCATCACGCCCGCCCTCATCACCGGCGCGATCGCCGATCGCATGAAGTTCAGCGCCTTCGCGATCTTCATCCCGCTCTGGTCGCTGCTGGTCTACTCGCCGATCGCACACTGGGTGTGGGCGAGCAAGGGCTGGTTGTTCGAGCGCGGCGCGATGGACTTCGCGGGCGGCACGGTCGTCCACGCCAACGCCGGTATCGCGGCGATCGTGCTGGCGCTGGTCCTCGGCAAGCGGGCCGGTTGGCCGACCGGCGACTTCCGCCCCCACAACGTCCCGTTCGTTCTCCTGGGCACCGGCATCCTGTGGGTCGGATGGTTCGGGTTCAACGCGGGTTCCGCGCTGGGCGCCAACAAGGTCGCCGGATACGCCCTGCTCAACACCCAGATCGCGACCGGCGTCGCGATCCTCGGATGGCTCGCGGTCGAGCAGCTGCGCGACGGCAAGGCGACCACCCTGGGAGCCGCCTCCGGCGCGGTCGCGGGTCTGGTGGCCATCACCCCGGCCTGTGGTTTCGTCTCTCCGATGGGTTCGATCGCCATCGGCGGCATCGCCGGCGTCGTCTGCGCCCTGGCCACCTCGATCAAGGGCAAGGTCGGCATCGACGACTCGCTCGACGTCGGTGCGGTCCACCTGGTCGGCGGTGTGCTCGGAGCCCTGCTGACCGGCCTCTTCGCCACCGTCGACACGAACGAGGCCGGCAAGGACGGTGTCTTCTACGGCGGCCCGTGGAGCGTCTTCGGGGAACAGGCGCTCGCCGTCGGCGCGACGCTGGGCTACTCGGCCGTCGTGACGGCGATCATCGCTCTCGCCCTGAAGTACACCATCGGTCTCCGGCTGAACGCCGACGACGAGATCGCCGGCATGGACGAGGCGTTGCACGGGGAGACGGCGTACCGCTTCACGTCCATCGGCGGTAGCGGCTCGCTGTCCACGAGCAGCATCAGCCCCGTCAAGGTGCCCGAGGAGGCCCAGGCATGA